Genomic DNA from Solanum dulcamara chromosome 4, daSolDulc1.2, whole genome shotgun sequence:
tcatccaaacaaacatgtatagctcgctctacaatggagtctgagtTTATAGACTTAGACAAGGCCGGTGAAGAAGCAGAATGGCTTCGAAACTTCttagaagatattccattttggcccaaaccaatGGCTCCTATAtgcatacattgtgatagtcaagATTTAATAGGAAAAGCTGAGAGCGTTATGTATAACGGTAAGTCTCGTCACATACGACGAAGACATAATACCATTAggcaactactctctagtggaattatcacaattgacTATGTAAGGACAAAGGATAACATGTCggatccacttacaaaaggcctaactagagagggagttgaGCGATCATCAAAGAGAATGAGACTATGGCAGAGGACAAATCATcgtggcggtaactctacctagaagaCAGGAGATCCTAAGATCTAGGTTcaaggagatcaaacaaagtcattgattacggttcaacattgtcaaaataatttttatgatccatTCTCATGATGTGACAATGTTCAGTAACAAGGATAAGACATTAAGATCTTTTAATAATATCTAAGTTTGATATAGGGCATATCAAATGGTGTTTCTATGGGATAACACATTTAGATATCACCTATataagtgtgaagtgtaagccgcttcaaggagaATCCGGTAAGGCCAATTCTCTACGCACTTATGAACCAAGAaatgttcatggctgaaacgaacaaaacaatgagaactaaaaatagttaaagggttgattgtgtgacttatgttgtctaggtatacaccaaatctcgatggttcaaagatatcaaatctatcGATTGACCGAGTATATCCGATATATGTTCACTAcagaaagttcaaagggaaacctacttatccagatgcaattaattctTACTTACAAATCACACagtttttcatgcatatgtttTAATAATAGCCATTCCCTATTCATGTAGGGGATTGTTaggttttaaaggtgtgaatagAAAATAAAAGGTTGTGACCTTTACGAAGGGTTGTGACCGTTCCGAAAGGTTGTAACTTTtcaaaaggttgtgacttttccaaaaGGTTGTTACCGTTccaaaaggttgtgacttttcgaaatgttgtgactttttcaacaaaagttgtgacttttttgaagagTTACGACTTTTCtgaaagattgtgacttttgtgaagggttgtgactttttcgatAATCTACAATAAGCACCTGTTCACCGATAAGtctcattttattattttattgaccGTTATTCACATCCTTAAATGCATTGtgtaagaagaaaataaattaagataGAGTGAACCTGTTAAAATCTCGATCTCTATACTGTTGTCATTAATTATGTGAGTTTTACACTTAAATTATTAGGTATTTTTGTTATCTTCTTAAGATTATAACTAACATTGATTTTAATTATCtgcttaaaaaaatatctttttgagaGTGTTTGGACTACTTGTattaagaaatatattatattaaataaatataaaaaataattcctaatcaaatataatttctcaaatttaaataattgaaaTTTATATTCCAACGTAGATTTGAGAGTGTTTGGAGATAAGTACTACTTGTATGACATCCCAACTATAGATAAAGTACAATTTttatagataatttttttattattttaaaactattttcctaaaaagtataaaatagtaaagtttttttaaaaaatccctATCGTACACTTTAAATAATTCACTTAGTTGAATCATGAAAAAATATCTCAAATAGTTCACTTAATTAACCTTGTTCATCCATTTcccattattatatatatgtgtaccATCAATTTCCTCTTTCTAAAAGTAAGTTTGAAGaaatcttcttctttctttgtttctctTTGATCATATTCTAAATATTCATCAATGGCATCTACCAAAGTTAAGATTCCAACTATAGATTTCTCCAATGAAGAGCTAAAACCAAACACTTCATTATGGGAATCCACAAAAATTCAAGTTTTTGAAGCTTTAAAAGAATATGGTTGTTTTGAAGCAATATatgataaaatttcaaataaaattagagAGGGAATGTTTGGTATTTCAAAAGAACTATTTGAATTTCCTTTAAAAACCAAATTGGAAAATTTTTCAGAAAAACCATTACATGGTTACATGGGGATGATTCCACACATGCCATTGTATGAGAGTTTGTGTATTCCTGATTTGCTTAATCCTCAAAGTGTTGAAACTTTTTCTAATATCTTTTGGCCTCATGGTAATCCTGATTTCTGGTATGTctacttctttttttaaaaaaatatttaatttgtgcATGATTAGAGCCTTGAAGCAAtggtatatttatttttgtgtgaTTTAtagattatggatttcaataATAGTAAAGTTATTTTGTGTGACTTAAAAGGTGtgaaatgaaaaataaagagttgtgacttttttgaagagCGAGtgatttttctgaaaaattatgaCTTTTTAAAAAGATTGTGACGTGTTCATACCATCATTTGTCCTCTatattgtctataaatagagaaattttatttcatttttctacaatgaatttttggatattttcttCTACTATTAAATCTAGTATTTTAAATGTACTTTACGTTGTTGAGTGGTTTGTTCACATCTTGGTTTTGAATATCGACACATCATTGAGTAAGATCGTTCTATTCTGGAAGGATGTATTCCATTAACCTTGAgttcttaatgaaaataattttcttaagaaCACTCTATGCATTCAgtggaaatcattttctttttttcaatattgtttttattttttcttacagattctatttttattataaattttaatttcttattttgaAAACTTGCcagaaattttatttattatttctacaAAAGTTTACGAAAATTTTATTCTTCAGAAATATTATCTTACAAAATTTTTTGctctaaataattttttaatacaaattgtaataacatatataaatatcacgaattcaaaaaatgaaaacaGGACTGGGTAGTTTCTGTCCTTGTTTATAGAGATGTCACTTGTCTTTTTTAGTCATGATGTCACATCATTCATAATTGTATTTATACACTTTTATTATTTTAGctgattgtcaaaaaaaaatataaattttgatccATTGGAGAAGTGTTCAAAAGGTAGAAGGCTAGAAATTTCTTAATAGTCCTGTTAGTTGACTATCTGAACTTTTAATAGATTGATTGAATATTGATTTTTATATCcttttagttttagaaaaattgataattgttattttgtcatttaacaaaataaaaaattcaataaaaaagaaaaaataaatagattgaaaataaaaatctctTTCTCGGATCTATTCTTCATCACActattaaaacaaaataaaactaTCGGAGGCAATGATATTGatatatttgatacataagtttatGATATGATAGATGAGAGTTTGATATTCCTTCCCTTACCCTTATCCAATTTAAAAATGattctttttttaaacaaaGATACAAGACTTAGTTATACTGTTTAAGTGGAGAAGTCACTTCAATTTCAGAAGTTTCTAAATATGTTCAACATTCTTTATATGTTTATACTAACATTATATGTGAATTAACTTTTGTAGCAATTTGGTAAAATCTTACTCAAATCCACTTGTGGAATTGGATGAAATGTTGAAGAGAATGATTTTGGAGAATTTGGGATTAGAAAATCACATTGATGAATTGTTGGATCCCATTTATGTCCTATTTAGATTTACACATTATAAGGGAACATCAATTGTTAGTggagatgaaaataataaaccTGCTGTATTGGGTGGTCACACAGATGGTAATTTCTTGACTTTTATATCACAAAATCAAGTCAACGGATTGCAAATCAACAAAAATGGAGAGTGGGTTGATGTCAATATTTCACCAAATTCTTATGTTGTTTTGTCAGGTGATTCCTTCAAAGTAAGTGTCACTTACTTTTTagtgttattattttttgggaACCTGTGTTGTTCGAATCTTTAGAATATTGTcacattttattaattttttttgaaaaaaaaacttttaaaggATCCGACGTACTTCGGACGATATATGTGTAGAATATATCCGAACGACATCGATCGGAACATACATATTTAATTTCTTAATGCAGAATTAAAATGAATCTTGATGTTGGTTGGAGCTTATGTTACTggactctccaaaaatattAGTGCACTTGTGTTGGATTATTCTTCAAAAATgcatatttttaaaagatttaaCACATTGAATAATATTATTGAAGAGTTTAAGCAACACAGGTTATAATTGAAACTACATGTTTAATTTCTTAATGCAAAATTGAAAATGAATCTTGATTTTGGTTGGAGCCTATGTTGCTCAacttttcaaaattattatcgCATCCGTGTTGGATTATTCTTCAAAAAtgcatatttttgaaaaatttaacaCATTGAATAATATTATTGAAGAGTTTAAGCAACACAGGTTATAATTGAAACTACATGTTTAATTTCTTAAGGCAAAATTGAAAATGAATCTTGATTTTGGTTGGAGCCTATGTTGCTCAacttttcaaaattattatcgCATCCGTATTGGATTATTCTTCGAAATGCATATTTTTGAAGGATATGAACATATTGACTagtatttttgaagagtccaagcAAGATATGTAATTATTGGAACTATATATCTAATATTTTCATGCAAAATTGAGAAAGGATCTTGATATTTGGTGGAGCCTATGTTTCTCAAATCTCTAAAAATGTTATCCCACTTGTGTTGAATTATTCTCCAAAATGCAGTTTATTGAAGGATCTGATACATTAATTATTCTCCAAAATGCATTTTATTGaaggataatatttttgaaggAATCAAGCTACACGGTTTATTGGAACTACATGTTTAGTATTTTCATGCAAAATGGAAAATGAATCTTGATATAAATGTTGTCTCACTTGTGTTagattatttttcaaaatgcaTACTTTTCAAGAATTTGACACATTAAATAATAGTTTTGAATAATTCAAGCAACATACTTTATTGAAACCGCATACTTAATATTCTCATGCAAAAgtgaaaattaattttgatatttgaaGGAGTCTATGTTGCTTgactctaaaaaaaaaattaccgcACCTATATTGGATCCTTCAAAAAATATAGCTTTTAGAGGATCTAACACTCTCGGCGGTATTTTCAAAGATTTCAAGCAAATACTAtgcaaaattgaaaataaatctTGATATTTCTTTGGAACTTATGTTACTCgacttttcaaaaatattgtcGCATCTATGTAGGATTCTTCaaaaagtaaattttaaaaaaatctaacaCACACccatgatatttttggatgagTCCGAGTAACACAGGTTGGAACCACACGCATGTTTAATTCCTTAATGCAAAATTGAAAATGAATCTTTATATTTGTTCTTTTCTCTTCCTCCCTATAAAACtagtttcaaaaatattatttgactaTACATTGGaatgactttttttttgttagtttttgAAGATGAGTTTTTCAAGTTTGAAAAATcgattagaaaaaaaaaatcccacTCATAAACATTCAACATTTTTTCTGCAGAACTGCattcaaatatcatttttcaacTTCATAACTCTTATTAGATTTTAGCCAAATTTATATTCAAATGTCTACTTAATACAACTATAATTTTCCACAAAAATGTTCATCTATATGTACGTAGTTGTAATAATGCAACGATCGGATCGCTACTAGAAATTCACCTATTTCTGTCGAAATTCATCTAAAATGTACGAGCTGAAAATTCTTTTAAGGAGAGAAACACGTATTTTTAGTCGTAAAATAaatgtatttgtattttatgCACTGACGATGTGAGTGAATGTATACAGGCATGGACAAATGGCCGATTGCATTCTCCTATCCACAAGGTAGCAATGTCTGGAGAAATTGATAGATTCTCCattcaattattttcatttgCAAAACCAGGTCATTTCGTAGAGGCCCCAAAAGAACTTGTGGATGAAGAACACCCTTTACTCTTCAAGCCATATGAAATGCTTGGTTTATCCAAGTATGTTACTTCACAAGCTGGCTATGGAGCTCCTACTGATGCTTTCAAAGATTATTGTGGTGTTTGATATACTAAATGTGAATTTTCGGCGAATGTTCTTATTAGAGTACCGCTAGTATATATGGATCGGATATGTCTTTAACGAGATACCATTTTCAATGGGTTTCGTTGAGAATTCGTGTGTATTTTTAATTAGTTGTGTGTTTCTTATGCTTGAATTATTGTCGTTCTTTAGCTTTAgtgttttatgttttatatacgtAAGAATAAAATGTGAATTTCTAATGAACGTTTCGGTCAAAATACTATTAGTATATATGGTATTTTTGACTAAATGTTCCTTAGAATCTGTACTTTTTTAGTAGTGTGTATCTTATGTTttgtttgtgtttttttttgttttaaaataatgaattcATTGTTAGCCTCATCTATCAAATTTCTGGCGTTCCGTTAGAACTTAGAGAAtgatttatttttcaaacttaTGACATGATTTTATATTAGTTTTTAGATGACAATGTCATATTGTTATGATCGTTTTTGAacttaatcaaaattttcataacttaaaaatttatttaaaaaaataaaagtaaagaatcgccaaaaaaaaaaacttttactTTACAATCACAGATCGGGGGTAAGGGTTCAAGTGATTTTTAAAGGAGCGAGGCATTTCGAGAAAATCACAAACACGATAACCAACGGATTTAAACATTTTTATGGCTTAGTATTTTTTCGTTTTCAGTAAATTCTTGATGCCTTTATTAACTCTTAAAATTTAAGTTTTGAAAAGAGGTTAATTTTATACATGCTTAATAAGAGCTAAAACGTTTAACTTTTACATTAGAGATCAAAACTTGCCTTAGCGTTTTAATGAAAATGTTTGATGAAAGCATgatagaatttaaaatttaagacCTCTActaagcataaaatatcattttagCCTGAACCAAAATCAACCTAGTTAATTGTAGTGattgaaaaattattaaatgaAATGATCTCTTTTGGGGATTCATCTAAacaaatcaaaatttcaatcaAACAAAGGTTAGTAATGCACAACAATATACATAAAAAGAAGGGAAAATTACGCATTTACACACATTATATTACCATATTTACTAATACTCCCTACCCgttgaaaaaatatcaaaaatccctCTTTTTTTTACTCTCTCAATCTttcactgatacatcacttttACCTTATATCAGTTTTCCTAAATCCACGCCTAATCTTCAGCCTCGTCGtcgacaattttttttttcaatttcagtccatctattactcaatttcaagcttcTAAATACGGTATATTCAAGTTTTCCTTAACTGGTATCTCACTTCATTCTCACCTCCTTcaatttcttttgttttcttctgtaattttttgtgttttttacTCATATTGTTCTCTGATACAAATGGAATTCGCTCCATCTTCTACTGTTGGTCTCACtcagttgaataaaaatcaagaatttttGTTTCACCGAACGAGGTTAGAttcaaacatcgtaacgattcTTCAGTGATGGATAAGatacgtgagaaattgaagtcgaaatctcaagttcaacatgCACTCAAAGAAGCTGATaagaagattgaaggggttacaacacgccctaatctcccaaaggtatgagttcatataagatgtgttttttttaaatgttgTTTTTTCGGAAGATTTActtcttctgatacatatagtttatgtatcagagtattatgtatcaaactttaatgcttctgatacatagtgtTTTTGTATCAAATTATCATGTAACAATATTTactaattctgatacatcttgtttatatattttttttaaaatgtcattttttcgGAAtatttactgcttctgatacatttagtttatgtatcagaatcttaTGTATCAAGGTTTAATGCTTCTGATGCATCGTGGTTTTTGTATCAAATTCTAATGTATCAAAATTTAATGtgtctgatacatcttgtttatattattttttttaaatgtcatttttctgaagatttactgcttctgatacatctaatttatgtatcagattcttacgtatcaagctttaatgcttctgatacattgTGTTTTTGTATTGGATTCTAATGTATCAAGCTTtgctgcttctgatacatatagtttatgtatcagattcttatgtatcaagctttaatcCTTCTGATACATCATATTTTTGTATCAgattcaagttgtatttaatcaGTTTgccatgtcaatgcagggaatgaagtacgtcatcaagaagatcccctCACACTCCCTGAGATTTGGCACTGCATATAcgactaattttattgatgatttcaacaTACCTTCACGATAGTGGTTTTTTTGAGAAGACTGAACGTACTGATTGGTCATCGCTTGATTCTTACAAGGATAAATCAACCGGTAACATGCTTGAAGCACATGACCCTTTTGCAGTTGAATACGTTGAAGGAATTGCGCAACAAGGAAGCGATagcttgtgagtattaacaaatatgcatatttaaatcattactgtgtcacttttaatttttttaaagttgtgtATTCCTTTTTTTGCAGGGATTGTGGTATTTTTATGGCTATTTTTGCTCaatatcttagtgatggaatttctattccaaatacTGGACTACATGCCGAATTCTTCCATTCAAGATATGCCACACTATTGTAGAATTATGGTTGTCAGAAGGCCAAGAATGGTTATGTTAGCAATAACGATGATCCTAAAAAATCTAAGAGAGATTTCATATCTCCTAGTCAAGGAGAACTGATGGACGTCGAGtagtttgttttttttgaattttgtattagAAGAATGTACAATTACcagacttttaagtttttcttatgtatgaaactctaatataaaatgaaagtttatataTCATActatcatgtatcaagcttgACTGCTtcttgattctgatacatactattaatgtatcatattctaatgtataaaacttgactgcttttgatacatactgttaatgtatcatattctaatgtataaaacttgacttcttctgatacatactgttaatgtatcatattctaatttatcaaacttgactgtttctgatacatactgttaatgtatcagattctaatttattaaacttgaatgcttctgatattgtatatgtatcagcATTTCATGTATAAAGATTTagtgattctgatacatcttgtttatgtatcagaatcatatTTATCAGCTTTAATGAATCTGATTCATCTTGATTATATATCagattatcatgtatcaatatttaatatttctgatacatcttgtctATGTATCAACACCTCACATATCAATCTTTAGTGtgtctgatacatcttgtttatgtattaaattctcatgtatcaaaatgtaatgattctgatacatcatgtttatgtatcaaCATCTCATAAATCAAGCTTTaattattctgatacatattgtttatgtatcagaatctcatgtatcaagatttagttcttctgatacatcttgattatatatcagattatcgtgtatcaataattaattattctgatacatattttCTATGTATCAGCATCCCATGTATCtatatttaatgattctgatacatatacaatcTATATCAATACATGTTATGTATCTGccacaattcagttgaaaaaaataaaataatcttcaatgtatcaacccttTATACGTCGAATGATTATGTATCAGCT
This window encodes:
- the LOC129887772 gene encoding probable 2-oxoglutarate-dependent dioxygenase AOP1 → MASTKVKIPTIDFSNEELKPNTSLWESTKIQVFEALKEYGCFEAIYDKISNKIREGMFGISKELFEFPLKTKLENFSEKPLHGYMGMIPHMPLYESLCIPDLLNPQSVETFSNIFWPHGNPDFCNLVKSYSNPLVELDEMLKRMILENLGLENHIDELLDPIYVLFRFTHYKGTSIVSGDENNKPAVLGGHTDGNFLTFISQNQVNGLQINKNGEWVDVNISPNSYVVLSGDSFKAWTNGRLHSPIHKVAMSGEIDRFSIQLFSFAKPGHFVEAPKELVDEEHPLLFKPYEMLGLSKYVTSQAGYGAPTDAFKDYCGV